The following is a genomic window from Syntrophaceae bacterium.
GTCGATGATCGATTCGGAGCCGGAGGCGGCGGACCTTCCGAAGATCGCCTCCATGGCGAAGTGGTACGCCTCGGACGTGGCGATGAAGGTGACCACCGACGCCGTGCAGGTCTTCGGCGGGTACGGCTATGTCCGGGAATATCCTGTAGAACGAATGATGCGGGACGCAAAGATCACCCAGATCTACGAGGGGACGAACCAGATCCAGCGGACCATCATCGCCGGGCAGATCCTCCGTTAACATGGGTGGCCTGACGCAGTCCTG
Proteins encoded in this region:
- a CDS encoding acyl-CoA dehydrogenase — its product is KERVQFGKPLSSFQGMQWMLAEMALSVETARSIVYRAASMIDSEPEAADLPKIASMAKWYASDVAMKVTTDAVQVFGGYGYVREYPVERMMRDAKITQIYEGTNQIQRTIIAGQILR